The following are encoded in a window of Bacteroidia bacterium genomic DNA:
- the pnuC gene encoding nicotinamide riboside transporter PnuC has translation MNFFSNPIEVASVCCSLIFIAGVANQKIWSWGFGIMGAFLASILFYQEKLYSESYLQALYVFLGFYGWWKWIRLQKKQEQQFEKTTTISEVSISTHVILVGAGLILTFVTGWYFKNYTQASFPHLDAFTTIFAIIATILEARKVLSCWYYWLVVNPISIYLFIVKDLHFYTLLGIVLSLMSLWGLLSWSRAVRQQ, from the coding sequence ATGAATTTCTTTTCCAACCCTATTGAAGTGGCATCTGTTTGTTGTTCACTTATCTTTATTGCCGGTGTTGCCAACCAAAAGATATGGTCTTGGGGATTTGGAATTATGGGAGCATTTCTTGCCAGTATTCTTTTTTACCAAGAAAAACTGTATTCGGAATCATATTTACAAGCATTGTATGTTTTCTTGGGCTTTTATGGATGGTGGAAATGGATTCGTTTGCAAAAAAAGCAAGAGCAACAATTTGAGAAAACGACTACAATCAGTGAAGTAAGTATTAGCACACATGTCATATTAGTTGGGGCGGGATTAATTCTTACGTTTGTTACAGGTTGGTATTTTAAGAACTATACACAGGCTTCTTTTCCGCATCTGGATGCTTTTACAACCATTTTTGCAATCATTGCAACAATCTTGGAAGCGCGCAAAGTTCTGTCATGTTGGTATTATTGGTTGGTTGTAAATCCAATTTCTATTTACTTGTTTATTGTCAAAGATTTGCATTTTTATACACTGTTGGGAATTGTTTTGTCTTTGATGTCTTTATGGGGGTTGTTATCTTGGTCAAGAGCAGTCAGGCAGCAATAA
- a CDS encoding thioredoxin family protein, giving the protein MKSLFKVFLIVIFFFVSCKKDPLFDPSQSNIPDQENFDVLEKQVQHGVSLLFFYNVWDKNSLNMLPKIEAIARKQAFDSVYFAKVDFDKNPSLARFFVIRGFPVVVLLKDGTERTRYEGDNHSQEKIEKRLLELL; this is encoded by the coding sequence ATGAAATCATTATTCAAAGTGTTTCTTATTGTAATATTCTTTTTTGTTTCATGCAAAAAAGACCCTTTGTTCGACCCGAGTCAAAGCAATATTCCTGATCAAGAAAATTTTGATGTGCTTGAGAAGCAAGTGCAACATGGGGTTTCACTTCTTTTTTTTTATAATGTTTGGGATAAAAACAGTCTGAATATGTTGCCAAAAATTGAAGCTATTGCCAGAAAGCAGGCATTTGATTCTGTATATTTTGCAAAGGTTGATTTTGACAAAAATCCAAGTCTCGCGAGGTTTTTTGTGATTCGTGGCTTCCCTGTTGTGGTTTTATTAAAAGATGGTACAGAAAGAACACGTTACGAAGGGGATAATCATTCACAAGAAAAGATAGAAAAGCGTTTGTTGGAATTGCTATAA
- a CDS encoding GDP-L-fucose synthase, which translates to MEQNSKIYIAGHRGMVGSAVKRQLEKSGFYNFVFKTSAELDLRNQQAVASFFSTEKPEYVFLAAAKVGGIVANNTYRADFIYENLQIQNNIIHQSYVNGVKKLMFFGSSCIYPKMAAQPLREESLLTGLLEPTNEPYAIAKIAGIKMCEAYRDQYGCNFISVMPTNLYGLNDNYHPQNSHVLPALIRKFHEAKMAKAPFVEIWGTGTPKREFLFADDLADAAVFLMQHYNERGFVNIGCGEDLSIGELAQLVQRIIGYEGELRFDTSKPDGTPRKLMDVEKLFSLGWQPKTVLEDGIAIAYKDFLSKID; encoded by the coding sequence ATGGAGCAAAATTCAAAGATATACATAGCAGGACACAGAGGAATGGTGGGGTCTGCGGTCAAAAGGCAATTAGAAAAATCAGGATTTTACAATTTTGTTTTTAAAACTTCTGCTGAATTAGATTTGAGAAATCAGCAAGCAGTAGCCTCATTTTTTTCAACAGAAAAACCGGAATATGTATTTTTAGCTGCTGCCAAAGTGGGAGGAATTGTTGCTAACAATACCTATCGGGCTGATTTTATTTATGAGAATCTTCAAATACAGAATAACATCATACACCAGTCCTATGTAAATGGGGTGAAGAAACTTATGTTCTTTGGCTCATCATGTATATATCCCAAGATGGCAGCACAACCTCTGCGAGAGGAAAGTTTGCTAACCGGTTTATTAGAGCCGACCAATGAACCTTATGCCATTGCAAAGATTGCAGGTATTAAGATGTGTGAAGCATATAGAGACCAATATGGTTGTAACTTTATCAGTGTAATGCCCACCAATCTGTATGGGTTGAACGACAATTATCATCCACAAAACAGCCATGTATTGCCGGCACTCATTAGAAAATTTCACGAAGCAAAAATGGCAAAAGCTCCTTTTGTTGAAATTTGGGGTACAGGAACTCCTAAAAGAGAATTTCTATTTGCAGATGATTTGGCTGATGCAGCGGTATTCCTTATGCAACATTACAATGAAAGAGGTTTTGTCAATATAGGATGTGGAGAAGATTTATCAATCGGGGAGCTTGCTCAATTAGTTCAACGCATAATAGGATATGAGGGAGAATTGAGATTTGACACAAGCAAACCCGATGGAACTCCTCGTAAACTCATGGATGTTGAAAAACTTTTTTCATTAGGTTGGCAACCAAAGACCGTCTTAGAGGATGGAATTGCAATTGCATATAAAGATTTTTTGAGTAAAATCGATTGA
- a CDS encoding adenine phosphoribosyltransferase, which translates to MENFRNRLANSIRNIDDFPKPGIKFKDITPILLDASLCNEIAEETLMSFRNNNLKIDAICAIESRGYFIGMLLAQKLGIPLIPIRKAGKLPAATRAFTYELEYGTSTLEIHKNVIKPDWNVLIHDDLLATGGTAVATAELVKAEGGLITGFSFIIELDLLNGREKLLPYSQNILSLSRFQ; encoded by the coding sequence ATGGAGAACTTTCGCAATCGATTAGCAAACAGCATACGCAACATAGATGATTTTCCTAAGCCGGGAATCAAATTCAAAGATATTACACCCATTCTGTTGGACGCTTCTTTATGTAATGAAATTGCAGAAGAGACCTTAATGTCATTTAGAAACAATAACCTCAAAATTGATGCAATATGTGCAATTGAAAGTCGGGGATATTTCATAGGGATGTTGCTTGCTCAAAAACTCGGGATACCTCTCATTCCAATTCGAAAAGCCGGCAAACTCCCTGCTGCAACACGAGCATTTACATACGAATTAGAATATGGAACTTCTACTCTCGAAATACACAAGAATGTTATAAAACCGGATTGGAATGTTTTGATACATGATGACTTGCTGGCAACTGGAGGAACTGCTGTGGCAACTGCCGAATTAGTAAAAGCAGAGGGCGGCTTAATAACAGGATTTTCATTTATAATTGAATTAGACTTGTTGAACGGACGCGAAAAATTACTCCCATATAGTCAAAACATCCTGTCATTAAGTAGGTTCCAATAA
- a CDS encoding 5'-methylthioadenosine/adenosylhomocysteine nucleosidase — translation MQQKIIGIMGAMPEEVLIITTLLTERQEHEIGGRVYHVGLLNNIKTVVVFSRWGKVAAATTVTTMKLKFGITELLFTGVAGAIDSKLAIGDIVIAQKLFQHDMDGRPLMQQFEIPLLGVRYFEGNEIQIQYASMIIKELLQKNHLEKVITPKELSQFGIHQPRLHIGDIASGDKFFSSNEDKAALRSALPSVLCVEMEGAAVAQVCFEHQIPFTIIRTISDVADESSALDFPSFIQHISSKYSLEIVKLYFSHQNQ, via the coding sequence ATGCAGCAGAAAATCATAGGAATCATGGGTGCAATGCCTGAAGAAGTGCTAATTATTACTACATTACTGACTGAACGTCAGGAACATGAAATTGGCGGTAGGGTTTATCACGTTGGTCTATTAAATAACATAAAGACAGTAGTAGTTTTTTCACGGTGGGGCAAAGTTGCTGCCGCAACTACAGTTACTACAATGAAACTTAAATTCGGGATAACAGAGTTATTATTTACAGGCGTGGCAGGTGCAATTGATTCAAAATTAGCGATTGGAGATATAGTAATTGCTCAAAAATTATTTCAACACGACATGGATGGCAGACCTTTGATGCAACAATTTGAGATTCCTTTACTTGGTGTACGATATTTTGAAGGTAATGAAATACAAATACAGTATGCTTCCATGATTATCAAAGAACTTTTACAAAAAAATCACCTCGAAAAAGTCATAACACCCAAAGAATTAAGTCAATTTGGAATTCATCAACCTAGATTGCATATTGGAGACATTGCCAGTGGAGATAAATTTTTTTCAAGCAATGAGGATAAAGCAGCTTTAAGAAGTGCTTTGCCCTCTGTATTATGTGTTGAAATGGAAGGTGCGGCTGTTGCCCAAGTGTGTTTTGAACATCAAATTCCTTTTACAATCATTCGGACCATTTCTGATGTTGCTGATGAATCCTCTGCACTTGATTTTCCATCTTTTATCCAACATATTTCAAGCAAATATTCACTTGAGATTGTCAAACTCTATTTTTCACATCAAAATCAATAA
- a CDS encoding autotransporter outer membrane beta-barrel domain-containing protein — translation MKRFLLHIFFLSLLVQGGTAQGKDLSYPLEFSLFNNGNFMPGAGVLGIWSPKIHPGFSVGTRFFYSQKENHELFQTVKLGYFFHRHSQQAFQLYSEFGYRYKFARDFFVEPRFGAGYMLSIPNMQIFEFKDGEYLQKKWKGRHQLMGGLNVSIGYSFDKAKLPLELFLGYHFWVQAPFVNKYVPVLPNNSVHVGAIYYLPINSQVNEK, via the coding sequence ATGAAAAGATTTTTACTTCATATATTTTTCTTGAGTCTTTTGGTTCAAGGAGGTACGGCTCAGGGAAAGGATTTGTCCTATCCGTTAGAATTTAGCTTGTTTAATAATGGAAATTTTATGCCGGGTGCAGGAGTGCTCGGTATTTGGAGTCCTAAGATACATCCCGGTTTTAGCGTGGGTACAAGATTCTTTTATAGTCAAAAGGAAAATCATGAATTATTTCAAACTGTTAAATTGGGTTATTTCTTTCATCGCCATTCACAACAAGCATTTCAACTCTATTCAGAGTTTGGATATCGCTATAAATTTGCAAGAGATTTTTTTGTGGAACCAAGATTCGGAGCAGGTTATATGCTCTCGATCCCCAATATGCAAATATTTGAGTTTAAAGACGGTGAATATCTTCAAAAGAAATGGAAAGGAAGACACCAACTTATGGGAGGTTTGAATGTGAGTATAGGTTATAGTTTTGACAAAGCAAAACTGCCATTAGAGTTGTTTTTAGGATATCATTTTTGGGTTCAGGCACCATTTGTAAACAAATATGTACCCGTTTTGCCCAATAATTCTGTGCATGTTGGTGCTATTTATTATTTACCTATTAATTCTCAAGTCAATGAAAAATAG
- a CDS encoding beta-lactamase family protein encodes MKNRILIFSIAISAFLITNILLSGCGKDSITTTGTCTYVQPLHPKSVKFQSIIDKYVRKGFPGIALLIKDSSGVWCGASGKADIAKGIEMEPCHVNKVASLTKIFMGVLAFKLAEEGTIDLDKLISDYLSEKDLKDIANADQVTVRQLMNHTTGIFDVITDNSFYLSVLNDPPAYRDQYDILKFVRGRKPAFEAGSQEGYSNTNTLLLSMVIDKATGQSHAKLLKQKVIDALGLHDSYYYYHDPLPANKVAQGYYDLFNNGTLVNVSSYNTGSGNGYTGLYTNVFDLLTFSEALFEKRTLISANSLNQMLNFDKPLSNGEDRYLGAGCMKDFVMRSNVDEYAYGHRGRDLGYSADMFYFPIKGQTLIFIMNYGTDGDSHLRPFFYDFRTEIVDAMME; translated from the coding sequence ATGAAAAATAGAATTTTAATTTTTTCAATAGCAATCTCAGCTTTCTTGATTACCAATATATTGCTTAGCGGTTGCGGAAAGGATAGTATAACCACTACAGGTACTTGTACTTATGTGCAACCGTTACATCCTAAGTCAGTGAAGTTTCAATCAATTATTGATAAATATGTAAGAAAAGGCTTTCCCGGAATTGCATTGTTAATCAAAGACAGTAGTGGTGTTTGGTGTGGAGCTTCAGGCAAAGCTGATATTGCAAAAGGAATTGAAATGGAACCTTGCCATGTTAATAAAGTTGCGAGTTTAACCAAGATTTTTATGGGTGTTTTAGCTTTTAAACTTGCTGAAGAAGGAACAATAGATTTGGATAAATTGATAAGCGATTATTTGAGCGAGAAGGATTTGAAGGATATTGCCAATGCAGACCAGGTTACAGTGAGACAATTGATGAACCATACAACCGGTATTTTTGATGTTATCACCGATAACTCATTCTATCTCTCTGTGCTAAATGACCCTCCTGCTTATAGAGACCAGTATGATATTTTGAAATTTGTAAGAGGACGTAAACCTGCATTTGAAGCAGGAAGTCAAGAAGGTTATAGCAATACAAATACTCTTTTATTAAGTATGGTGATAGATAAGGCTACCGGTCAATCACATGCTAAGCTTCTGAAACAAAAGGTGATAGATGCATTGGGTTTACATGATAGCTATTATTATTATCACGACCCTTTACCAGCAAATAAAGTGGCACAAGGATATTATGACTTATTCAACAATGGAACTTTAGTCAATGTGTCGAGTTACAACACCGGCAGCGGAAATGGATATACAGGGCTTTATACCAATGTTTTTGACCTTTTGACTTTTTCTGAAGCTTTGTTTGAAAAGAGAACCTTGATTTCTGCTAACTCATTAAATCAAATGCTCAACTTTGATAAACCTCTTTCAAATGGCGAAGACCGCTATTTAGGTGCAGGTTGTATGAAAGATTTTGTAATGCGCTCCAATGTAGATGAATATGCCTATGGACACAGGGGGCGTGATTTAGGATACAGTGCCGATATGTTTTATTTTCCTATTAAAGGACAAACATTGATCTTTATAATGAATTACGGCACTGATGGCGACAGCCATTTAAGACCATTCTTTTATGATTTTAGAACCGAAATTGTCGATGCAATGATGGAATAA
- a CDS encoding lipoate--protein ligase, translating to MLIIDSPSYDAYFNIASEEYLLNRFPETEIFLLYVNAPSIIVGKFQNTLAEVNLDFVKEKGIKVVRRLSGGGAVYHDLGNLNFSFHTQFKHKEFQDFSVFTQPVLDLLNRLGVPAKLEGRNDLTVEGKKFSGNAKLARKNKTVQHGTILINSQMQTLAEALKINPLKFVDKSVKSNRARVTNLQPYLPKNTTNEDFKKMLIAEIQSRNFNSQTYKYTAQDIKNIQHLANTKYSIWDWNFGTSPQYNFKQAIKINAGFIELHLEVTRGIIEQAKVYGDFFATKPIEEFESFLIGIKHERKSIAATLNKITLQDYFGNVTLDEIMPLFE from the coding sequence ATGTTGATTATTGATTCTCCTTCATATGACGCTTACTTTAATATAGCCTCAGAAGAGTATCTTTTAAACCGTTTTCCTGAAACTGAGATATTCTTGTTATATGTAAACGCTCCTTCAATTATTGTCGGAAAATTTCAAAACACATTGGCTGAAGTCAACCTTGACTTCGTAAAAGAAAAAGGTATAAAGGTGGTAAGGAGGTTATCTGGTGGAGGTGCAGTATATCATGACTTAGGTAACTTGAACTTTTCTTTTCACACACAATTCAAACACAAGGAATTTCAAGACTTTTCTGTTTTTACACAACCTGTTTTAGATTTACTCAACCGCTTAGGTGTTCCTGCAAAACTAGAAGGAAGAAACGATCTTACAGTTGAAGGAAAAAAGTTTAGTGGCAATGCCAAATTGGCTCGTAAAAACAAAACCGTTCAACATGGCACTATACTGATTAATTCTCAAATGCAAACATTGGCAGAGGCTCTCAAAATAAATCCATTGAAGTTTGTTGATAAGAGTGTAAAATCAAATCGTGCACGTGTAACAAACTTACAACCATATCTACCTAAAAACACTACTAATGAAGATTTCAAAAAAATGCTGATTGCAGAGATACAAAGCAGAAATTTCAATTCTCAGACATATAAATACACTGCTCAAGATATAAAAAACATTCAACACCTTGCTAATACAAAATATTCTATATGGGATTGGAATTTTGGCACTTCACCTCAATACAATTTTAAACAAGCAATTAAAATTAATGCTGGATTTATTGAATTACATTTGGAAGTTACACGAGGAATCATTGAGCAAGCAAAAGTTTATGGTGATTTCTTTGCTACCAAGCCAATTGAGGAATTTGAATCATTTCTCATTGGTATTAAGCATGAACGAAAAAGTATCGCAGCAACACTAAACAAAATAACTTTGCAAGATTATTTTGGAAATGTAACACTTGATGAAATCATGCCATTATTTGAATAA